A DNA window from Gemmatimonadota bacterium contains the following coding sequences:
- a CDS encoding mandelate racemase: protein TVENMGVDYNGFNLVYEKGATRKLGGGLLRIHTNLGIVGEYLGGPSPSGPAVQYLLGSNPFEREKTYNDLKRGLRHTDRTQIGAVDVALWDFAGKYYNAPVYQLLGGYRTSLPAYASTYHGDENGGLHTPEAFADFAEQCRDLGYRAFKIHGWGNAPIEREVANVKVTGKRVGDGMDLMIDPACEYNTWADALKVGRACDEAGFFWLEDPYKDGGVSIFGHKKLREHITTPILQTEHIFGLEQHVDFVVNGGTDFVRSGVYEDGGITGVMKIAHAAEGLGLDMELHGGGLAHRHIMASVRNSNYYELGLVHPGIKSNKPPVYAPEFTDELENIDEHGCVPVPQGPGLGAEIDRDYIEAHRVNTIMHEA, encoded by the coding sequence ACACCGTCGAAAACATGGGCGTGGACTATAACGGATTCAACCTGGTGTACGAGAAAGGCGCCACGCGCAAGCTCGGCGGTGGCCTGTTGCGGATACACACCAATCTAGGCATCGTCGGGGAATACCTGGGCGGTCCCTCGCCGTCGGGACCGGCGGTCCAGTACCTGCTGGGCAGCAACCCTTTTGAACGGGAGAAGACCTACAATGATCTGAAGCGCGGGCTGCGGCACACCGACCGCACCCAGATCGGCGCGGTGGACGTGGCGTTGTGGGACTTCGCGGGCAAGTACTACAACGCGCCCGTCTACCAGTTGCTGGGCGGTTACAGAACCTCCCTGCCGGCTTACGCGAGCACGTACCACGGCGACGAAAACGGTGGGCTGCATACGCCCGAGGCCTTCGCGGACTTCGCCGAACAGTGCCGGGACCTGGGATACCGCGCCTTCAAAATCCACGGCTGGGGCAACGCCCCCATCGAGCGCGAGGTCGCCAACGTGAAAGTCACGGGAAAGCGCGTGGGAGACGGCATGGACCTCATGATCGATCCTGCCTGCGAATACAATACCTGGGCGGACGCACTCAAGGTAGGGCGGGCCTGCGACGAAGCCGGATTCTTCTGGCTGGAGGATCCCTACAAGGACGGCGGCGTTTCCATATTCGGCCACAAGAAGCTGCGGGAACATATCACCACGCCGATCCTGCAGACCGAGCATATCTTCGGCCTGGAGCAGCACGTCGATTTCGTCGTGAACGGGGGAACGGACTTCGTGCGGTCCGGGGTCTACGAGGACGGCGGCATCACCGGCGTGATGAAGATCGCCCACGCGGCCGAGGGACTCGGGCTGGACATGGAACTCCACGGCGGCGGCCTCGCACACCGCCATATCATGGCATCCGTCCGGAACAGCAACTACTACGAACTGGGGCTCGTGCATCCCGGGATCAAGTCGAACAAGCCGCCCGTTTACGCGCCGGAATTCACCGATGAGCTCGAGAACATCGATGAACACGGCTGCGTTCCCGTCCCCCAGGGCCC